The following coding sequences lie in one Xiphophorus maculatus strain JP 163 A chromosome 4, X_maculatus-5.0-male, whole genome shotgun sequence genomic window:
- the dna2 gene encoding DNA replication ATP-dependent helicase/nuclease DNA2 isoform X1, giving the protein MNRNKMKKTRVTAGLVGGQRNISSFFCSKDQKVLSSTSKAEPQIKEIKFRLSTPPPRRSVFGDLENLLASSPDLLLSVPETPSSQIRPSCSSPSRRAGQPHSDPKLCQRSPICRSPSTKSIRVGKIMTEDGEVNKSVNRLSSPSKRLFSPNEELHNAKKARTSPPKALIGSTETPLLTAGQTDLSLGGDRKRQQQQQQETTDSCFTVITEVQSSLEKDTCTAAAPLPKQSTQELEVVPKERTAIRETHGDGNKKMHCDQEQGGVAAESGPASTGPSEDGFEESWFTDQMDEDEATENKSKKLLKVPDHVILSEGPNNRYLVLDIEEKPGHKSLTISCCRSLLPTETCLLKDGWELTPVCRGDVVHLEGRSEGGAWLVDRERGFLVLQPDSLISGTSISNSIRCMRRAVLGEMFKRFDGGSKQMLNGTMVHEVFQRAASAKDFSLQKLSQLADEALRNHRYLGDMFALGVSQEEMQQELHDYLPSLEHWANEYLCSSTPKPIGSKSRCQAQPDVFTLTELADIEENVWSPRFGLKGKIDVTAKVRIQRSRNGSNRVCEEKTVPLELKTGRESNSIEHRSQVILYTLMSMERYGPEIGLLLYLKTGNMHPVAAGHMDHRELLKLRNSLVHHINHFVEKGADRSRLSRLPDILTSRQTCQYCPQKLNCALYERVVDSTSADVGEDAVQAFLQQETSHLTRPHLDYFAHWLLLCSLEASTMEAKNGRKRVWLQSVLESEKSGSCVGNLQLSDSVTAQSEGVFVHRFLRSAADSQQAANHCGLTSGDRVVVSDQEGRLIGLATGYLKGVNATSVSCTLDRDLSKFSGVLFRLDSDEGVVGLSTHLSNLSRLMENSGDSERLRELVVDLRPPEFITNLSSVLPREAKDTVANILKGLNKPQKQAMKKVLLSKDFTLIVGMPGTGKTTTICTLVRILHACGFSVLLTSYTHSAVDNILLKLKRFRVGFLRLGQGQKVHPEILPFTEESVRRKDVHTLTELQQLYCKELVVATTCMGIKHPIFTRRRFDFCVVDEASQISQPICLGPLFYAKRFVLVGDHQQLPPIVQNQEARSFGMDESLFKRLELHSEAVVQLNVQYRMNSQIMSLSNSLMYDGRLECGSERTASALLTLPSLASVQSEVASRSETRPQLDLSWLQAALLPSNPVCFLDCSAVPALESVEQGGVSNRTEAALIHMMLSLLIKAGCKPGDIGVIAPYRQQLKCISALLQSSAFSGVEVNTVDRYQGRDKSLIVLSFVRSTAEEGNLGELLKDWRRLNVAVTRAKHKLLMVGSAATLRRYPPVEKLLQHLLQQNMIIQLPSAAHKALPSMLL; this is encoded by the exons ATGAACAGGAACAAGATGAAGAAAACCAGG GTGACTGCTGGGTTAGTCGGAGGGCAGCGGAACATCTCTTCATTCTTTTGCTCCAAAGACCAAAAG GTTTTGTCATCAACCAGCAAAGCTGAGCCTCagattaaagaaattaaattcagaCTAAGCACTCCTCCTCCGAGGCGGAGCGTCTTCGGTGACCTTGAAAACCTCCTTGCCTCGTCCCCAGACCTCCTCCTGTCTGTCCCAGAGACACCCAGCAGTCAGATCAGACCTTCCTGCTCTTCTCCCTCCAGACGGGCCGGTCAGCCGCACTCCGACCCAAAACTTTGCCAGCGGTCGCCCATCTGTCGCAGCCCCAGCACCAAAAGTATCAGAGTGGGGAAAATAATGACTGAGGACGGAGAAGTAAATAAGAGTGTAAACAGATTATCTAGCCCGTCGAAGCGACTCTTCAGCCCCAATGAAGAGTTGCACAACGCAAAGAAAGCAAGAACTTCGCCACCGAAAGCTTTGATTGGCTCCACAGAGACGCCTCTTCTCACTGCCGGCCAAACAGACCTCTCTCTGGGAGGAGACAGgaaacgccagcagcagcagcaacaagaaACGACAgattcatgttttactgtgataaCAGAAGTGCAAAGTTCCCTGGAGAAGGACACCTGCACTGCTGCTGCTCCTTTACCTAAACAAAGTACTCAAGAGTTGGAGGTGGTCCCAAAAGAAAGGACGGCTATACGTGAAACACATGGAGATGGGAACAAGAAGATGCACTGTGATCAGGAGCAAGGCGGAGTCG CAGCTGAATCTGGACCAGCGTCAACTGGTCCCAGTGAGGACGGCTTTGAGGAGAGCTGGTTTACTGACCAAATGGATGAGGACGAAGCTACGGAGAATAAGTCCAAAAAGCTTCT TAAGGTACCGGATCATGTGATCCTTTCTGAGGGACCAAATAACCGATATCTGGTTTTGGACATCGAGGAGAAACCGGGACACAAATCACtgaccatctcatgctgcaggTCTCTGCTTCCAACCGAGACCTGCCTGCTCAAAGACGGATG GGAGTTGACCCCCGTCTGCCGCGGTGATGTGGTTCATCTGGAGGGCCGCTCTGAAGGCGGGGCCTGGTTGGTCGACAGGGAGCGGGGTTTCCTGGTTCTCCAGCCCGACAGTCTGATCTCAGGGACCAGCATCTCCAACTCCATCCGCTGCATGAGGCGAGCAGTGCTGGGAGAAATGTTCAAG AGATTTGACGGTGGCTCTAAGCAGATGCTTAATGGCACCATGGTGCACGAAGTCTTCCAGAGAGCAGCTTCAGCCAAAGATTTCTCTCTGCAGAAACTTTCCCAGCTGGCCGACGAAGCGCTGCGAAATCACCGTTACCTTGGAGACAT GTTTGCTTTAGGAGTAAGTCAGGAGGAGATGCAGCAGGAGCTGCATGATTACCTCCCATCACTGGAGCATTGGGCAAATGAATACCTCTGTTCTTCTACACCAAAACCAATCGGCTCTAAAAG CAGGTGCCAGGCCCAGCCTGATGTTTTCACGCTAACAGAGCTGGCGGACATAGAAGAGAACGTCTGGTCCCCCAGATTCGGCCTCAAGGGGAAAATAGACGTGACGGCGAAGGTCCGAATCCAAAGGTCGCGAAACGGCAGCAACAGAGTCTGTGAGGAAAAGACCGTCCCACTGGAGCTGAAGACTGGCAGGGAGTCGAACTCCATCGAGCATCGCAGTCAG gTGATCTTATATACCCTGATGAGCATGGAGAGGTACGGCCCTGAAATCGGCCTTCTGCTTTACCTGAAGACGGGAAACATGCACCCAGTGGCAGCCGGCCACATGGACCATCGAG agctgctgaagctgaggaACTCACTGGTTCATCACATTAACCACTTTGTAGAGAAAGGAGCCGATCGGAGTCGCCTGTCCAGACTTCCTGACATCCTGACCAGCAGGCAGACCTGCCAGTACTGCCCTCAGAAACTAAACTGTGCTTTATACGAGCG GGTGGTGGACTCCACCTCTGCAGATGTGGGTGAGGACGCCGTGCAAGCCTTTCTGCAGCAGGAGACGAGTCACCTGACCCGTCCACATCTGGACTACTTCGCTCactggctgctgctctgcagcttGGAGGCGTCCACCATGGAGGCCAAGAATGGCCGAAAGCGTGTCTGGCTGCAGTCGGTCCTGGAGAG tgagaagAGCGGCAGCTGTGTGGGGAACCTGCAGCTCAGCGACTCGGTGACCGCTCAGTCTGAAGGCGTCTTCGTCCACCGTTTCCTGCGCAGCGCGGCCGACTCGCAGCAGGCCGCCAACCACTGTGGCCTGACCAGCGGAGATCGCGTCGTTGTCAGCGACCAAGAGGGTCGTCTCATCGGCTTGGCAACAGGATACCTGAAAGGAGTCAACGCGACGTCGGTCAGCTGCACTCTGGACAG GGACCTGTCAAAGTTCAGCGGCGTTTTGTTTCGACTGGACAGCGATGAAGGAGTGGTGGGCCTCAGCACTCACCTCAGCAATCTGTCCAGGCTAATGGAAAACTCTGGCGACAG CGAGCGTCTCAGGGAGCTGGTTGTTGACCTTCGACCTCCAGAGTTTATCACCAACCTCAGCTCTGTTCTACCCAGAGAGGCCAAGGACACAGTGGCCAACATCCTCAAAG GTCTAAACAAACCCCAGAAACAGGCCATGAAGAAGGTTTTGCTGTCCAAAGACTTTACCCTCATAGTTGGGATGCCTGGAACCGGCAAGACAACAACCATCTGCACACTG GTGCGTATCCTGCACGCCTGTGGGTTCAGTGTGTTGCTGACCAGCTACACCCACTCTGCTGTGGACAACATCCTGCTGAAGCTCAAGCGCTTCCGGGTCGGCTTTCTGCGTCTGGGTCAGGGGCAGAAGGTCCATCCGGAGATCCTGCCGTTCACAGAGGAGAGCGTGAGGAGGAAGGACGTTCACACGCtcacagagctgcagcagctttacTGCAAAGAA CTGGTCGTAGCGACCACATGCATGGGCATCAAGCATCCGATCTTCACACGCCGGCGGTTTGACTTCTGCGTCGTAGACGAGGCGTCGCAGATCAGCCAGCCGATCTGTCTGGGTCCGCTTTTCTACGCCAAGCGGTTCGTCCTGGTTGGAGATCATCAGCAGCTGCCGCCGATTGTTCAGAACCAGGAAGCAAG GTCTTTTGGGATGGATGAAAGTCTGTTTAAGCGACTTGAGCTCCACAGTGAAGCGGTGGTGCAGCTGAACGTACAGTACCGGATGAACAG TCAGATCATGTCTCTGAGTAACTCGCTGATGTACGACGGCCGGCTGGAGTGTGGATCTGAACGGACGGCCTCGGCTCTGCTCACGCTGCCCTCGCTGGCGTCCGTCCAATCGGAGGTCGCGTCCCGCTCCGAGACTCGTCCCCAGCTGGACCTGTCCTGGCTGCAGGCCGCGCTGCTGCCCTCCAACCCCGTCTGCTTCCTCGACTGCTCAGCG GTTCCTGCTTTGGAGTCGGTGGAACAGGGAGGAGTTAGTAATCGCACCGAAGCTGCTCTCATACACATGATGCTTTCTCTCCTCATAAAG GCTGGGTGTAAACCCGGTGATATTGGAGTTATCGCCCCCTACAGGCAGCAGCTGAAGTGcatctctgctctgctgcagtcCTCTGCTTTCTCCGGGGTGGAGGTCAACACGGTGGACCGGTACCAGGGACGGGACAAGAGTCTGATTGTTCTATCGTTTGTCAGAAGCACCGCAGAGGAAGGAAAC TTAGGGGAGCTGCTGAAGGACTGGAGGCGTCTGAATGTGGCTGTAACCAGAGCGAAACACAAGCTGCTGATGGTGGGCTCTGCTGCAACGCTGCGGCGCTACCCACCAGTGGAGAAGCTGCTCCAACATCTACTGCAGCAGAACATG